A genomic region of Erythrobacter sp. SCSIO 43205 contains the following coding sequences:
- a CDS encoding cytidylyltransferase domain-containing protein, protein MKIVAFIPAKGESTRVPGKNRAILDGEHLFKRKLRQALDCPLISEVCLDSEDETLASLADDLPVTWLKRPVELASNATDGHAMFAWECRQRPDADIYVQLLCTAPFVTADTISRALTALIENPDADSLVGIARDKQYCWAGGKPQYLDAEGRVPNSIDLPDTQTEAMSLYMVRRGKNSAPPTKRFGTSPILFELDRIEQVDIDTPADFAFAETIAAGQRAGEVARFRSMMGVLSSSVLADITKELGIAAVLPAHIRPTTGGRMMGRAKTLQLGEVAPDAPKDAWKGIYDALQSYDFVRQGDVIMVANEVPTRAYFGDLNASLAIRSGAAGAVIDGVTRDTEDVRRLGLPVYARASHCNDIKFEGTLKSMNTPIQIGDVSIANGDVVFADEDGVVVVPQGRWSEVEERAWQVLETEARIRLSAARGDDVQRILSTHGAF, encoded by the coding sequence ATGAAAATCGTTGCCTTTATCCCTGCCAAAGGTGAGAGCACCCGCGTGCCGGGGAAAAACCGCGCGATTTTGGACGGTGAGCATCTCTTCAAACGCAAGCTGCGACAGGCTCTGGACTGCCCGCTCATCTCTGAAGTGTGTCTTGATAGCGAGGATGAAACGCTCGCTTCTTTGGCCGATGATTTGCCTGTGACATGGCTGAAACGCCCCGTAGAGCTGGCAAGCAATGCAACCGATGGACACGCGATGTTTGCATGGGAGTGCCGCCAGAGGCCTGACGCCGACATTTACGTCCAATTGCTGTGCACCGCGCCTTTTGTAACCGCTGACACCATTAGCCGCGCTCTCACGGCTCTGATCGAAAACCCTGACGCCGACAGCCTTGTGGGAATTGCACGCGACAAACAATATTGCTGGGCGGGTGGAAAGCCTCAGTATCTCGATGCCGAGGGCCGCGTCCCGAACAGTATCGATCTGCCCGATACGCAGACGGAGGCGATGAGCCTTTATATGGTGCGCAGGGGCAAGAATAGCGCGCCGCCGACCAAGCGGTTTGGCACCTCGCCCATTCTTTTTGAGCTTGATAGAATCGAGCAGGTCGACATCGACACTCCTGCCGATTTCGCTTTTGCTGAAACCATCGCCGCTGGACAGCGCGCGGGCGAAGTTGCGCGCTTTCGGTCGATGATGGGTGTGCTCTCTTCGAGCGTTCTTGCCGATATCACAAAGGAATTGGGCATAGCGGCGGTGCTGCCTGCTCATATTCGTCCAACGACCGGCGGTAGGATGATGGGGCGCGCCAAAACCTTGCAACTGGGCGAGGTCGCCCCTGATGCGCCAAAGGATGCGTGGAAGGGTATTTACGACGCGCTCCAGTCCTATGATTTTGTTCGTCAGGGCGATGTGATCATGGTCGCCAATGAAGTGCCAACACGCGCGTATTTCGGTGATCTCAATGCATCGCTTGCGATCAGGTCCGGCGCGGCGGGGGCCGTAATCGATGGCGTCACCCGCGATACCGAGGACGTGCGCCGCCTCGGCCTGCCGGTCTATGCGCGCGCAAGCCATTGCAACGATATCAAGTTTGAAGGCACGCTGAAGTCGATGAACACGCCCATTCAAATCGGCGATGTTTCTATCGCCAACGGAGACGTGGTCTTTGCCGATGAAGACGGGGTGGTGGTCGTCCCGCAAGGGCGTTGGAGCGAAGTTGAAGAACGAGCTTGGCAAGTGCTCGAAACAGAGGCCCGCATCCGTCTAAGCGCGGCGCGCGGCGATGATGTGCAGCGCATCCTTTCCACTCATGGCGCTTTTTAG
- the kdsA gene encoding 3-deoxy-8-phosphooctulonate synthase has protein sequence MKHVCIDNLTIGNDLPFTLIAGPCAMESRAHALEMASGLHEICEVLGLGLIYKSSFDKGNRTDVNAPRGIGLAKALEVFAEVRETFGCPVITDVHEPTQCKAVAEVVDVLQIPAFLCRQTDLLLAAGKTGRTINVKKGQFLAPWDMTNVAAKIASTGNENILLCERGTSFGYNTLVNDMRSLPIMAETGYPVVFDATHSVQQPGGQGTSSGGQREFVAPLARAALAVGVAAVFIETHQDPDHAPSDGPNMVPLAKMRTLLENLMPFDAVAKSLS, from the coding sequence ATGAAGCACGTCTGCATCGACAATCTCACCATTGGCAATGATTTGCCGTTTACCCTGATCGCTGGACCGTGCGCGATGGAGAGCCGCGCTCACGCGCTCGAAATGGCTTCGGGTCTTCACGAAATATGTGAGGTGCTTGGCCTTGGTTTGATCTACAAATCGTCCTTCGACAAAGGCAATCGAACAGATGTCAATGCGCCGCGCGGCATTGGCCTTGCTAAGGCTCTGGAAGTGTTTGCAGAGGTGCGCGAGACGTTTGGCTGCCCGGTGATAACCGACGTGCATGAACCAACTCAATGCAAAGCCGTGGCGGAAGTGGTCGATGTTTTGCAAATTCCCGCATTTCTTTGCCGTCAAACCGACCTTCTTCTCGCAGCAGGCAAAACCGGGCGTACCATCAATGTCAAAAAGGGGCAGTTTTTGGCGCCATGGGATATGACCAATGTTGCCGCCAAAATCGCCAGTACGGGAAATGAGAATATCCTCCTTTGTGAGCGGGGGACCAGTTTCGGATACAATACACTCGTCAACGATATGCGCAGCCTGCCGATCATGGCCGAAACCGGCTATCCGGTGGTGTTCGATGCGACCCATTCGGTCCAACAACCCGGAGGCCAAGGCACGTCCTCGGGTGGTCAGCGCGAATTTGTCGCGCCCCTTGCACGCGCTGCTTTGGCAGTCGGAGTAGCAGCTGTTTTTATTGAAACGCATCAGGATCCGGATCATGCGCCAAGCGATGGGCCAAACATGGTTCCCTTGGCGAAGATGCGCACTTTGCTGGAAAATCTGATGCCTTTTGACGCCGTTGCAAAATCGCTTTCTTGA
- a CDS encoding efflux RND transporter periplasmic adaptor subunit, whose translation MAWVKRHPIITGVLALIVLAIFVAIFSSGERDYEYVEEEASLGEVSRVVSASGTLRALNTINVGAEVSGQITQVYVDFNSPVTAGQLLAEIDATRPRARVTQARAQVDLARASLAQAQASIARSRTDVDVQTREFERRKDLAQKGFVSTAGLDQAENALVAAKANLSSAQAQAQSARAQIAQSMAELESARLDLSRTRIIAPTSGVVIDKLVEPGTTVAANFQTPNLFTIAADTSRMQVEASVDEADIGQVREGQTVRFTVDSYPDADFEASVQQIRQSATQSGNAVSYLVILDVDNSDGRLLTGMTANVEIITGTKANVLRVPVAATRFLPREEDRGEQPEDEAEEKPGEGKQTYVWVPGDDPYTPRRIAVETGLEGEDYIEITGGLEPGQNVLVRSRSLRGDGSGEGS comes from the coding sequence TTGGCTTGGGTTAAAAGACATCCGATCATCACGGGGGTGCTCGCGCTCATCGTTCTGGCGATCTTTGTCGCGATCTTTTCGTCGGGCGAGCGCGACTATGAATATGTTGAGGAAGAGGCGAGCCTTGGCGAAGTATCGCGTGTAGTCTCTGCCAGCGGCACTTTGCGCGCGCTCAATACAATCAACGTCGGCGCAGAAGTTTCCGGACAGATCACGCAAGTATACGTCGATTTCAATTCGCCTGTGACCGCCGGCCAATTGCTTGCCGAAATTGATGCAACCCGTCCGCGTGCCCGCGTGACACAGGCGCGCGCTCAGGTCGATCTCGCCCGCGCAAGTCTCGCACAGGCACAGGCCTCGATCGCTCGCTCTCGAACCGATGTCGATGTGCAGACTCGCGAATTTGAACGGCGCAAGGACCTGGCTCAGAAAGGCTTTGTATCGACTGCCGGGCTTGATCAGGCGGAAAATGCACTAGTTGCGGCCAAAGCCAATTTGAGCAGCGCGCAAGCTCAGGCACAAAGCGCACGGGCACAGATTGCGCAAAGCATGGCGGAATTGGAATCCGCGCGCCTTGATCTCTCGCGCACCCGCATCATCGCGCCTACCAGCGGGGTGGTGATTGATAAGCTGGTGGAGCCGGGAACCACGGTTGCTGCCAATTTCCAGACACCCAACCTTTTCACCATCGCTGCCGACACAAGCCGGATGCAGGTAGAAGCATCGGTTGACGAAGCCGACATTGGCCAGGTGCGCGAAGGACAAACCGTGCGCTTCACCGTGGACAGCTATCCCGACGCAGATTTCGAAGCATCGGTCCAACAAATCCGCCAGTCCGCGACGCAAAGCGGCAATGCGGTGAGCTATCTCGTTATCCTTGATGTCGACAATTCCGACGGGCGTTTGCTCACCGGCATGACCGCCAACGTTGAGATCATAACCGGGACGAAGGCAAACGTCCTTCGCGTGCCAGTCGCCGCGACCCGCTTCTTGCCGCGCGAAGAAGATCGCGGCGAGCAGCCTGAGGATGAGGCCGAGGAGAAGCCGGGTGAAGGCAAGCAGACTTATGTTTGGGTGCCGGGTGACGATCCTTACACGCCAAGGCGGATTGCCGTTGAAACGGGCCTTGAGGGCGAGGATTATATCGAGATCACTGGAGGCCTTGAGCCGGGGCAAAATGTTCTTGTGCGCTCCAGATCCCTGCGCGGTGATGGTTCGGGCGAGGGCTCTTGA